One window of Microbacterium sp. Root61 genomic DNA carries:
- a CDS encoding winged helix-turn-helix transcriptional regulator has product MKVSFAQIKASSTGAFTEGCPTRVVLDHIMSKWGVLVLASLSDGTRRWGELRREIDGISEKMLASTLRTLTADGLVHRESFPTVPPHVEYSLTPLGRDLMERMLPLVEWVADNSDRMLAD; this is encoded by the coding sequence ATGAAGGTGAGTTTTGCGCAGATCAAGGCATCGTCGACAGGCGCCTTCACCGAGGGATGCCCCACCCGGGTCGTCCTCGACCACATCATGAGCAAGTGGGGCGTGCTCGTCCTCGCCTCGCTGTCCGACGGCACGCGGCGCTGGGGCGAGCTGCGCCGCGAAATCGACGGCATCAGCGAGAAGATGCTCGCGTCGACCCTGCGCACGCTCACGGCGGACGGTCTCGTGCATCGCGAGTCGTTCCCGACGGTGCCGCCGCACGTCGAGTACAGCCTCACTCCGCTGGGTCGCGACCTCATGGAACGGATGCTGCCGCTCGTCGAGTGGGTTGCCGACAACTCCGACCGGATGCTGGCCGACTGA
- a CDS encoding DUF1254 domain-containing protein, producing MSEVGKSGLSPEGFSAAVASLSSPDAVASPFGELRFFDGVPLPETVASAYDALDLMRGIEVFLNSVPGASLVAFRRGLRDAGVDSPRVIGITDPRANSGSLALTPNTETTYGTTMLDLRAWGPTVIEAPPESLCVVDDFWFRYVADMGIAGPDRGAGGKYLFLPPGYDGEIPEGYFVFRSPTFTNFVVLRALGGVPAMKTTRIYPLAEASAPEPNTFVNLAERVVNTVHANDFTFFEEVADLVEEEPTDALDAERAGQLAAIGIVAGQPFAPDDRLRRILEQAAFIGAGIARVLAYAPRDPEASLYGSWLNAFVGGDYEFLRNGARLLDARTQFHYIATVITPAMAHAQIGAGSAYAYTVRDANGDILDGARNYRFHVDPNPPAKNFWAVDVYDTQTRSLIVVPSRPSPAVASNDGAVQANDDGSYDLYFGPTAPEGKEANWVETVPGKAWFPMFRAYGPLEAWFDQTWRLNEFEPI from the coding sequence GTGTCGGAAGTCGGTAAGTCAGGACTGTCTCCAGAAGGCTTCTCCGCGGCGGTCGCGTCGCTGAGCTCCCCGGATGCGGTCGCGTCTCCCTTCGGAGAGCTGCGTTTCTTCGACGGGGTGCCACTGCCGGAGACGGTGGCGTCGGCGTACGACGCGCTCGATCTGATGCGTGGGATCGAGGTGTTCCTCAACTCGGTGCCGGGCGCATCGTTGGTCGCGTTTCGACGAGGCCTGCGGGATGCCGGAGTCGACTCGCCGAGGGTCATCGGAATCACCGATCCGCGCGCGAACTCGGGATCTCTCGCTCTGACCCCGAACACGGAGACCACCTACGGCACGACCATGCTGGATCTGCGGGCATGGGGCCCGACCGTCATCGAAGCGCCGCCGGAGTCGTTGTGCGTGGTGGATGACTTCTGGTTCCGATACGTGGCAGACATGGGCATTGCGGGGCCCGACCGCGGCGCCGGCGGAAAGTACCTGTTCCTCCCGCCCGGATACGACGGCGAGATCCCCGAGGGCTACTTCGTCTTCCGTTCGCCCACGTTCACGAACTTCGTCGTGCTCCGGGCGCTGGGAGGCGTGCCGGCGATGAAGACCACCAGGATCTATCCGCTGGCCGAAGCATCCGCACCCGAGCCGAACACGTTCGTGAATCTGGCCGAGCGCGTGGTGAACACTGTCCACGCCAACGACTTCACGTTCTTCGAAGAGGTCGCCGACCTCGTCGAGGAAGAGCCGACGGACGCACTCGATGCCGAACGCGCCGGCCAGCTCGCCGCGATCGGCATCGTGGCCGGGCAGCCGTTCGCCCCCGATGACCGACTCCGGCGGATCCTCGAGCAGGCCGCCTTCATCGGGGCCGGGATCGCGCGCGTGCTCGCCTATGCCCCTCGGGATCCGGAAGCTTCGTTGTACGGGTCGTGGCTGAACGCGTTCGTGGGCGGCGACTACGAGTTCCTCCGCAACGGCGCACGCCTGCTGGACGCGCGCACACAGTTCCACTACATCGCGACGGTGATCACGCCGGCCATGGCGCATGCCCAGATCGGCGCCGGATCTGCATACGCCTACACGGTGCGGGATGCGAACGGCGACATCCTGGACGGCGCGAGGAACTATCGGTTCCACGTCGACCCGAATCCGCCGGCGAAGAACTTCTGGGCGGTCGACGTGTACGACACGCAGACGCGCTCGCTCATCGTCGTGCCCTCCAGGCCCTCGCCCGCGGTGGCGAGCAACGACGGCGCGGTCCAGGCGAACGACGACGGATCCTACGATCTCTACTTCGGTCCCACGGCGCCCGAAGGGAAAGAAGCGAACTGGGTCGAGACCGTGCCCGGCAAGGCATGGTTCCCGATGTTCCGCGCCTATGGGCCACTCGAGGCGTGGTTCGATCAGACGTGGCGGCTCAACGAGTTCGAGCCGATCTAG
- a CDS encoding extracellular solute-binding protein yields the protein MNTRIRRAGIASLAILGVALAGCASATASPGAAGSLTELADDQKVEIVFESYNLANVGTWSDAINALLDEFMEENPNITVVGQPSASASTAASVQQQVLAGAAPDVAQLTFNELDFAATTLGAQNLTTLIGEEGLAEQFGGEYPVHERAKVLSDWEGATYGLPYVFSTPILWINEDLFEAAGLDPATVDLSTWDAVAAAAETITASSGTPSMSVSCVNTGGNWCMQGLFLSNGAQVLSEDRSTIGFGSDAAVDTVQTFRDMFDGGILTNEDTTTQYEAFAQGKTAIHINTSALQGAFMGGAQAGGWTLDARTLPAFGDKPVVPTNSGSMLAMFATDPAKQAASWALMQWMTSPRAYEVISTQIGYLPLRTTMTEGDGPLAEWVAQNPLVVPNLTQLDALQPWVSYPGDSYAQVDQVLATAIEESVFYGADVSATMTAAAERAQGLIE from the coding sequence ATGAACACCCGTATTCGTCGCGCCGGGATCGCCTCCCTCGCGATCCTCGGCGTCGCCCTCGCCGGCTGCGCGAGCGCCACCGCGAGCCCCGGCGCCGCCGGTTCGCTCACCGAGCTCGCCGACGACCAGAAGGTCGAGATCGTCTTCGAGTCGTACAACCTCGCGAACGTCGGCACGTGGTCCGACGCCATCAACGCCCTCCTCGACGAGTTCATGGAGGAGAACCCGAACATCACGGTCGTCGGCCAGCCCAGCGCGTCGGCCAGCACCGCGGCCAGCGTGCAGCAGCAGGTCCTCGCCGGCGCGGCTCCCGACGTCGCACAGCTGACCTTCAACGAGCTCGACTTCGCCGCCACCACCCTCGGCGCGCAGAACCTCACGACCCTCATCGGCGAGGAGGGCCTCGCCGAGCAGTTCGGCGGCGAGTACCCCGTCCACGAGCGTGCGAAGGTGCTCTCCGACTGGGAGGGCGCGACCTACGGCCTGCCGTACGTGTTCTCGACGCCGATCCTGTGGATCAACGAGGACCTGTTCGAAGCTGCCGGTCTCGACCCGGCGACGGTCGATCTGTCGACGTGGGATGCCGTGGCCGCTGCCGCGGAGACGATCACGGCGAGCAGCGGCACGCCGTCGATGAGTGTCTCCTGCGTCAACACCGGCGGCAACTGGTGCATGCAGGGGCTGTTCCTCTCCAACGGCGCGCAGGTGCTGAGCGAAGACCGCAGCACCATCGGGTTCGGCTCGGACGCCGCGGTCGACACCGTGCAGACGTTCCGCGACATGTTCGACGGCGGCATCCTCACCAACGAGGACACCACGACGCAGTACGAGGCATTCGCCCAGGGCAAGACGGCGATCCACATCAACACCTCGGCGCTGCAGGGCGCGTTCATGGGCGGTGCGCAGGCCGGCGGCTGGACGCTCGACGCCCGCACGCTGCCCGCCTTCGGCGACAAGCCCGTCGTCCCGACCAACTCGGGCTCGATGCTCGCGATGTTCGCCACGGACCCCGCCAAGCAGGCGGCATCCTGGGCGCTCATGCAGTGGATGACGAGCCCCCGCGCGTACGAGGTCATCTCGACGCAGATCGGCTACCTGCCGCTGCGCACCACGATGACCGAGGGTGACGGCCCGCTCGCCGAATGGGTGGCGCAGAACCCGCTCGTGGTGCCGAACCTCACCCAGCTCGACGCGCTGCAGCCGTGGGTCTCCTACCCGGGCGACAGCTACGCGCAGGTCGACCAGGTGCTGGCCACGGCGATCGAGGAGTCGGTCTTCTACGGCGCCGATGTCTCGGCGACCATGACGGCCGCGGCCGAGCGCGCGCAGGGACTCATCGAATGA
- a CDS encoding YhjD/YihY/BrkB family envelope integrity protein, translated as MTLAAHVFTSVLPILIVAGALRAELDPQSGPIIAEHLGLDVPSAEILDKSLPGGAQELRATGVFGVVLLIIAATSFARALERSLRTIWRTPTTRIRFAWRWVAALVAVIVGLALVVTTRIALRGDGPVVVLEFIAEVAAWGALWWIAGWIVMNRRISLRELLPGAVLAGIGFAVAGVFGRLFLPPLLADAANRFGVLGMAFTYIGWLLVLACVLLVALTAGRVVYLTRTGRVWQRSAATHSSPRSP; from the coding sequence ATGACCCTTGCTGCGCATGTCTTCACATCGGTCCTGCCGATCCTGATCGTCGCGGGCGCCTTGCGCGCAGAGCTGGACCCGCAATCCGGTCCGATCATCGCCGAGCATCTCGGCCTGGACGTCCCGTCCGCCGAAATCCTCGACAAGTCCCTTCCTGGCGGAGCCCAGGAGCTGCGCGCGACAGGCGTGTTCGGCGTTGTGCTCCTCATCATCGCCGCCACGTCGTTCGCCCGCGCCCTCGAACGAAGCCTCCGCACGATCTGGCGCACGCCGACGACCCGAATCAGGTTTGCGTGGCGGTGGGTGGCGGCGCTCGTCGCGGTGATCGTAGGGCTCGCCTTGGTTGTCACGACGCGCATCGCCCTTCGAGGTGACGGCCCGGTGGTGGTGCTCGAGTTCATCGCTGAAGTCGCGGCATGGGGCGCCCTGTGGTGGATCGCCGGGTGGATCGTGATGAACCGACGCATCAGCCTGCGAGAGCTCCTGCCCGGTGCGGTGCTCGCCGGGATCGGGTTCGCCGTCGCGGGGGTGTTCGGCCGCCTTTTCCTCCCGCCGCTGCTCGCAGACGCAGCGAACCGGTTCGGCGTGCTCGGCATGGCGTTCACCTACATCGGGTGGTTGCTGGTGCTGGCGTGCGTCCTCCTCGTCGCCTTGACAGCCGGTCGAGTCGTGTACCTCACCCGTACGGGTCGGGTCTGGCAGCGGTCCGCCGCAACCCACTCGTCACCACGTTCACCCTGA
- a CDS encoding SDR family oxidoreductase: MTTLVTGATGQLGRLVIDSLLARGAEPQSIVAGARDVPKAADLADRGIRVVALDYNDPATIAAAVEGVDAVLLVSGSEVGRRAAQHQAVIDAAKAAGVAKFVYTSAPKATTSDLVLAPEHKATEEAIAAAGLPAVILRNNWYTENYAADVARAAETGTVAASVGAGRVASANRADFAEAAAVVLLEDGHIGQVYELGGDVAWAYDDLAVALTEVTGRPVEYVALSSEEHGAALEAAGLDAGTAGFVTALDAGIRGGALADTDGTLARLIGRPTTPLVDGLRAIA, encoded by the coding sequence ATGACCACTCTCGTCACCGGTGCCACCGGTCAGCTCGGCCGCCTCGTCATCGACAGCCTCCTCGCGCGCGGCGCCGAGCCGCAGTCCATCGTGGCCGGTGCCCGCGATGTGCCGAAGGCCGCCGACCTCGCCGATCGCGGCATCCGCGTCGTCGCGCTCGACTACAACGACCCCGCGACGATCGCCGCCGCTGTCGAGGGCGTCGACGCCGTCCTCCTCGTCTCCGGCTCCGAGGTCGGCCGTCGCGCCGCGCAGCACCAGGCCGTGATCGACGCCGCCAAAGCCGCAGGCGTGGCCAAGTTCGTCTACACCAGCGCCCCGAAGGCGACGACCAGCGATCTCGTACTCGCGCCCGAGCACAAGGCCACCGAGGAGGCCATCGCCGCCGCGGGCCTTCCCGCCGTGATCCTGCGCAACAACTGGTACACCGAGAACTACGCCGCAGACGTCGCCCGCGCGGCCGAGACGGGCACCGTCGCCGCCAGCGTCGGCGCGGGTCGCGTCGCGTCGGCCAACCGCGCCGACTTCGCCGAAGCGGCGGCCGTGGTCCTCCTCGAGGACGGCCACATCGGGCAGGTCTATGAGCTCGGCGGCGACGTCGCCTGGGCATACGACGACCTCGCGGTCGCGCTCACCGAGGTCACCGGTCGCCCGGTGGAGTATGTCGCGCTCTCCTCTGAGGAGCACGGGGCAGCGCTGGAAGCGGCGGGCCTGGATGCCGGGACCGCCGGGTTCGTGACGGCGCTGGATGCCGGCATCCGCGGCGGCGCCCTGGCCGACACCGACGGCACGCTGGCGCGACTGATCGGCCGCCCGACCACGCCGCTCGTCGACGGACTGCGCGCGATCGCCTGA
- a CDS encoding ABC transporter ATP-binding protein has translation MGTIQLTGIGRSFKSTVAARDIDLTIEDGEFVVLLGPSGCGKTTLLRMIAGLLEPTTGRILLDGEDITDLPSKKRDLAMVFQSYALYPHLSVGKNLGFPLRVQKLPKEEVQRRVQEVADSLEIGHLLDRKPKELSGGQRQRVAVGRALVRAPKAFLMDEPLSNLDAKLRTQTRHELTALHRRLGATFVYVTHDQVEAMTMATKIVVLNAGSIEQYGTPEQVYDRPESVFVAGFLGSPAMNLLDARVIDLGGMVAVTADGIAGDLWTGTTREIDVVLGIRPEHLEITDASRTGLGVTLIGRVEIVENLGGEQIVTCATGIGRVHVRTSREIRVAAGDEISLHALPEHVHLFDRSSGRRLEWVPDDVPAVAPHDLLVSA, from the coding sequence ATGGGCACGATCCAGCTCACCGGCATCGGTCGCAGCTTCAAGAGCACCGTTGCCGCCCGCGATATCGATCTGACGATCGAGGATGGCGAGTTCGTCGTCCTGCTGGGCCCCTCGGGCTGCGGCAAGACCACACTGCTCCGGATGATCGCCGGGCTCCTCGAGCCCACGACCGGCCGCATCCTGCTCGACGGTGAGGACATCACCGACCTGCCGTCCAAGAAGCGCGACCTCGCGATGGTGTTCCAGAGCTACGCGCTCTACCCGCACCTCAGCGTCGGCAAGAACCTCGGCTTCCCGCTGCGTGTGCAGAAGCTGCCGAAGGAGGAGGTCCAGCGTCGCGTGCAGGAGGTCGCCGATTCGCTCGAGATCGGGCACCTGCTCGACCGGAAGCCGAAGGAGCTCTCCGGCGGTCAGCGGCAGCGCGTCGCGGTCGGACGCGCGCTCGTGCGGGCACCGAAGGCGTTCCTCATGGACGAACCGCTCTCGAACCTCGACGCGAAGCTGCGCACGCAGACACGGCACGAGCTGACCGCCCTGCACCGTCGCCTCGGCGCGACCTTCGTCTACGTCACCCACGACCAGGTCGAGGCGATGACGATGGCCACGAAGATCGTCGTGCTCAACGCCGGCAGCATCGAGCAGTACGGCACCCCCGAGCAGGTCTACGACCGGCCCGAGTCGGTGTTCGTCGCCGGCTTCCTCGGCTCGCCGGCCATGAACCTCCTCGACGCACGGGTCATCGACCTCGGCGGCATGGTCGCCGTCACCGCCGACGGCATCGCGGGCGATCTCTGGACGGGCACGACCCGTGAGATCGACGTCGTTCTCGGCATCCGTCCCGAGCATCTCGAGATCACGGATGCCTCGCGCACCGGCCTCGGCGTGACGCTCATCGGCCGCGTCGAGATCGTCGAGAACCTGGGAGGCGAGCAGATCGTCACCTGCGCGACGGGCATCGGGCGTGTGCACGTGCGGACCTCGCGCGAAATCCGCGTGGCGGCGGGCGACGAGATCTCGCTGCACGCGCTGCCCGAGCACGTGCACCTCTTCGACCGCAGCTCCGGTCGCCGCCTCGAATGGGTGCCCGACGACGTCCCCGCCGTCGCGCCCCACGACCTCCTCGTTTCCGCCTGA
- a CDS encoding class I SAM-dependent methyltransferase has protein sequence MDDALTAQTRDAYDVVAAKYAQLLPDTRYEADLDLAMIGHFVQQLGGPAAVLDAGCGTGRMIGHLHSLGGDLTVTGVDLSPAMLDRARAAHPDTVLLEGELARLPVDDAQFDGVLAWYSIIHTPPHDLDAAFSEFFRVLRPVGSCCWATRWASVAASPRVLTGTTWNCARSCTTRRTSPLRSPRPGSPSTPASIAPRGQMSSMPRDSCSHAGHDAGRVNFSGTRG, from the coding sequence GTGGACGACGCCCTCACCGCTCAGACCCGCGACGCGTACGACGTGGTCGCCGCGAAATACGCGCAGCTGCTGCCCGACACCCGGTACGAAGCCGACCTCGATCTCGCGATGATCGGCCACTTCGTGCAACAGCTCGGCGGCCCGGCGGCGGTCCTGGATGCGGGGTGCGGCACCGGCCGGATGATCGGGCATCTGCATTCCCTGGGTGGCGACCTCACGGTCACCGGCGTCGACCTCTCCCCCGCGATGCTCGACCGGGCGCGCGCCGCGCATCCGGATACCGTCCTCCTGGAGGGCGAACTCGCGCGGCTCCCTGTGGATGACGCACAGTTCGATGGCGTCCTCGCCTGGTACTCGATCATCCACACGCCCCCGCACGACCTCGACGCCGCGTTCTCCGAGTTCTTCCGGGTCCTCCGTCCGGTGGGCTCGTGCTGCTGGGCTACCAGGTGGGCATCGGTGGCCGCATCCCCTCGCGTCCTTACGGGCACGACGTGGAACTGCGCGCGTTCCTGCACCACACGCCGTACGTCGCCGCTGCGCTCACCTCGTCCGGGTTCGCCGTCGACACCCGCCTCGATCGCGCCGCGCGGTCAGATGAGCAGCATGCCCAGGGATTCGTGCTCGCACGCCGGGCATGACGCCGGTCGCGTGAACTTCAGCGGAACGCGCGGCTGA
- a CDS encoding SRPBCC family protein yields MTSFLTAAATMQTLSLAAMEEASRRGQRDADLEHLFLALVISDRAAGQALRSAGITLDRARDAVEALHAAQLESIGIAPGEPLAGPIVFHETSGYEWTPRAMKVLQRAGRKRGGDASDVLRELLIEPSGLVDDLLQRLGTSRAEVSAALADQDRPEAPSKPDPRWSRGAVVSRAEAFVPADIEEVWALLADPARMPEWNPAVGSVAARANGDGLESTYGPTWWAFVRTHRPDGKELRVKEQYRRRLVTLVTVEQSRRIAWRTTFPDAKRANAHLLEIELVPTVGGTQLQLVDSWTRRGGWRTIALWPLRPIQRFLTWVTLFQTAAGISRAFR; encoded by the coding sequence ATGACTTCCTTCCTGACAGCCGCAGCGACGATGCAGACTCTGTCGCTTGCCGCGATGGAGGAGGCCTCGCGGCGCGGTCAACGCGATGCCGATCTGGAGCACCTGTTCCTCGCCCTCGTCATCAGCGATCGGGCCGCCGGCCAGGCGCTCCGCTCGGCCGGAATCACCCTCGATCGGGCACGCGACGCCGTCGAGGCGCTGCACGCGGCGCAGCTGGAGAGCATCGGTATCGCCCCGGGAGAACCTCTTGCCGGCCCCATCGTGTTCCACGAGACCAGTGGGTATGAGTGGACTCCTCGCGCCATGAAGGTTCTGCAGCGCGCGGGTCGGAAGCGCGGAGGGGACGCGTCGGACGTGCTCCGGGAGCTGCTGATCGAGCCGAGCGGCCTCGTCGACGACCTGCTGCAGCGGCTCGGCACGTCGAGGGCCGAGGTGTCGGCCGCTCTCGCCGACCAAGACCGTCCCGAGGCGCCTTCGAAACCGGACCCTCGGTGGTCGCGCGGCGCGGTCGTCAGTCGTGCGGAAGCCTTCGTCCCCGCGGACATCGAAGAGGTGTGGGCGCTGCTTGCCGATCCCGCTCGTATGCCGGAATGGAACCCCGCCGTGGGGTCGGTCGCCGCACGTGCGAACGGTGACGGGCTGGAATCAACCTACGGACCCACCTGGTGGGCTTTCGTCCGCACTCACCGCCCGGACGGCAAGGAGCTGCGCGTCAAGGAGCAGTACCGGAGGCGCCTCGTGACGCTCGTCACAGTCGAGCAGTCGCGTCGTATCGCCTGGCGCACAACCTTCCCGGACGCGAAGCGGGCGAATGCCCACCTCCTGGAGATCGAACTCGTCCCGACCGTCGGCGGGACACAACTGCAGCTGGTCGACTCCTGGACGCGACGGGGCGGATGGCGAACGATCGCCCTGTGGCCGCTCCGCCCGATCCAGCGATTCCTCACCTGGGTCACACTGTTTCAGACGGCTGCCGGGATCAGCCGCGCGTTCCGCTGA
- a CDS encoding tyrosine-protein phosphatase has translation MSIDLTDAATPVRRHELPGLYNLRDTGGYAAADGASRWGRLFRSDALHKIDEAGQARLVELGIAHVVDLRGTDERRGAPSRLDNVGATVHHLPVFDDAAPVTQAGGNIGLVPVYDHIVDERGAHLAAAIRVIATAADDEAVLVHCTAGKDRTGLVVAFALRAAGVDRDEIVADYAATEENLRGEWADGMLRGFEASGHELSPEIVELVTASPAAVMDDLLQRIDLEYGSMRAYLLAQGLTPAELDLLTAALVD, from the coding sequence ATGAGCATCGACCTGACGGATGCCGCGACCCCGGTCCGGCGGCACGAACTGCCCGGGCTCTACAACCTCCGCGACACCGGTGGCTATGCCGCAGCGGATGGCGCCTCCCGGTGGGGGAGACTGTTCCGCTCCGACGCCCTGCACAAGATCGACGAGGCCGGACAGGCGCGACTGGTCGAGCTGGGCATCGCCCACGTCGTCGACCTGCGCGGCACCGATGAGCGTCGGGGCGCGCCCAGCCGACTCGACAACGTCGGCGCCACCGTGCATCATCTCCCCGTCTTCGACGATGCGGCACCGGTCACCCAGGCCGGAGGCAACATCGGTCTGGTGCCCGTCTACGACCACATCGTCGACGAGCGCGGCGCCCACCTCGCCGCCGCCATCCGGGTGATCGCGACGGCGGCGGATGACGAAGCCGTCCTCGTGCACTGCACGGCAGGCAAGGACCGCACCGGCCTGGTCGTGGCATTCGCGCTGCGTGCCGCCGGTGTCGATCGGGACGAGATCGTGGCCGACTACGCCGCGACCGAGGAGAACCTGCGCGGCGAATGGGCCGACGGGATGCTGCGCGGATTCGAGGCGAGCGGGCACGAGCTGAGCCCGGAGATCGTCGAACTCGTCACCGCGAGCCCCGCGGCCGTCATGGACGACCTGCTCCAGCGCATCGATCTCGAGTACGGCTCGATGCGCGCGTACCTGCTCGCCCAGGGGCTGACTCCCGCGGAGCTCGACCTGCTCACCGCCGCACTCGTCGACTGA
- a CDS encoding YidC/Oxa1 family membrane protein insertase: protein MDLYAFPPIAAILNAAYSFLMWLATLLEPLAGASAAAASVVLLTIIVRSALIPVGIAQAKAEQTRSRLAPQLRALQQRHKGDPERLQRETMRLYANENASPLAGCLPLLIQAPVVGVVYALFLHPIIGGTANTLLGEQLFGVTLGTSLVGAVAGGTVTLATVAVFGVLLVAIAVVAEVTRRAFRPPVLAVDAAGLTGIATTRLVGALQFSTAVFAMFVPLAATLYLTVTVAWTLVQRVILRRRHPLL, encoded by the coding sequence ATGGACCTGTACGCCTTTCCCCCGATCGCCGCGATCCTCAACGCGGCCTACTCCTTCCTCATGTGGCTCGCCACCCTGCTCGAACCTTTGGCCGGCGCCTCTGCGGCCGCGGCATCCGTCGTTCTGCTCACGATCATCGTGCGCAGCGCGCTCATACCCGTCGGGATCGCACAGGCGAAAGCCGAGCAGACGCGCAGCCGCCTGGCCCCGCAGCTGCGGGCGCTGCAGCAGCGGCACAAGGGCGACCCTGAGCGGTTGCAGCGCGAAACGATGAGGCTCTACGCGAACGAGAACGCGTCGCCCCTCGCCGGCTGCCTGCCGCTGCTGATCCAAGCCCCGGTCGTGGGCGTCGTCTATGCCCTGTTCTTGCATCCGATCATCGGCGGAACGGCCAATACGCTCCTCGGCGAGCAGCTCTTCGGCGTGACGCTGGGGACCAGCCTGGTCGGCGCGGTGGCCGGCGGCACCGTCACACTCGCCACCGTGGCCGTTTTCGGTGTGCTGCTGGTCGCCATCGCGGTGGTCGCCGAAGTGACGCGACGGGCCTTCCGTCCTCCTGTCTTGGCCGTGGATGCCGCAGGCCTGACCGGAATCGCCACCACGAGGCTCGTCGGCGCACTCCAGTTCTCCACGGCGGTCTTCGCGATGTTCGTGCCCCTCGCGGCCACGCTTTATCTCACCGTGACCGTCGCCTGGACGCTGGTACAGCGCGTGATCCTGAGGCGGAGGCATCCCTTGCTCTGA
- a CDS encoding DUF6412 domain-containing protein encodes MLESAGTLLRLLPSVLGATTATESTALALAAAALATVALLALALCAVELPASAIGSSPHPRRAIDVSTLLAQSDPDAPGHPRPRAPGLAASAA; translated from the coding sequence GTGCTCGAGTCAGCCGGCACACTCCTGCGCCTTCTCCCGAGCGTTCTCGGCGCCACCACCGCGACCGAATCGACGGCACTGGCGTTGGCCGCCGCTGCACTCGCCACCGTCGCCCTCCTCGCCCTCGCGCTCTGCGCCGTCGAACTGCCGGCGTCGGCGATCGGATCATCGCCGCACCCGCGGCGGGCGATCGACGTCTCCACGCTGCTCGCGCAGAGTGATCCGGATGCCCCGGGCCACCCGCGTCCACGCGCTCCCGGTCTCGCGGCTTCAGCCGCGTAG
- a CDS encoding MurR/RpiR family transcriptional regulator, translating to MKERIAEPPVGGTIDHILSVLPSLVPSAQRAARICAERPEDVVDMSGADLAEAAGTSAASVSRMSQALGFRSFQHLRLLLVRDLGAAARREANPAGGTEGWLHTLADGAAGVLQTSLASVDPAVFDAAADAIAAASRVLVAGTGGSAPAAQAAAFGFVMNGRPCEAPSDGVVQQLTARVLGPNDVCLVVSSSGGNGVTLAVAAAAAEAGATVIGVTSFARAPLAEHATHLLIAGARFQAWDRGMAGSVLVQHLLLSALQMAVAERMKDAAEHAQAAVRDEVVGLVAEDRAGGR from the coding sequence ATGAAAGAACGAATCGCCGAGCCGCCCGTCGGTGGAACGATCGATCACATCCTCTCGGTGCTGCCGTCGCTGGTGCCCAGCGCGCAGCGGGCGGCGCGCATCTGCGCCGAGCGACCGGAGGACGTCGTCGACATGTCGGGGGCGGACCTCGCCGAAGCGGCCGGAACCTCCGCCGCATCCGTGAGCCGCATGAGCCAGGCGCTCGGGTTCCGCAGCTTCCAGCACCTGCGTCTCCTGCTCGTGCGGGATCTGGGTGCTGCGGCCCGGCGTGAGGCGAACCCGGCGGGCGGGACCGAGGGCTGGCTGCACACCCTGGCCGACGGCGCCGCCGGCGTCCTGCAGACCTCTCTCGCGTCGGTGGATCCGGCGGTGTTCGATGCCGCCGCAGACGCGATCGCCGCGGCATCCCGCGTGCTCGTCGCCGGCACCGGCGGCTCCGCTCCGGCGGCTCAGGCCGCCGCGTTCGGCTTCGTGATGAACGGCCGCCCGTGCGAGGCGCCCAGCGACGGCGTCGTCCAGCAGCTCACCGCGCGCGTCCTCGGCCCGAACGACGTCTGCCTGGTCGTCAGCTCGAGCGGCGGCAACGGGGTGACCCTCGCGGTGGCCGCCGCCGCCGCGGAGGCCGGGGCCACCGTGATCGGCGTCACGAGCTTCGCGCGGGCCCCGCTGGCCGAGCATGCGACCCACCTCCTGATCGCCGGCGCGCGCTTCCAGGCGTGGGACCGGGGGATGGCGGGCAGCGTGCTGGTGCAGCATCTGCTGCTCTCGGCCCTGCAGATGGCGGTCGCGGAGCGGATGAAGGATGCCGCGGAGCACGCGCAGGCCGCAGTCCGCGACGAGGTCGTCGGACTGGTCGCGGAGGACCGTGCCGGGGGTCGGTGA